Within Cercospora beticola chromosome 6, complete sequence, the genomic segment GTGCCTGCCTGATAGGTGTCCTCATTGTAGGGCCTGCTCCCTCTACTGACGCCGGCCCCGAAGTGATGCTTGGCGCTCTTCAGTGGTATTCTCACCACGGTCGTCTCTCGATCGCTTGGTGCTCGGGTGCTTCGGTCTGAAGGTCCAGAGTGAGGCGTGGAGTCCGATCTCGGAAGCTTGTGATGTGAAGGTGTTCGCTTATCAGGTGATAAGGACGTCGAAGGTAAATGAGTTACGAAATAGTCGTGGAACTGGCGGCGCTGCGAAAGTCGATATGCGGCTCGGGAGCTCGCGTGAAACTCGGCGAAGAGGGACTGCAGCGCGTTGCGGACGCAGTAAGGGGTGCCAGTGTGCGGCATGGTGGTAGGGAATGCTGCGGAGAGGAGAACGGTGCGCGCCAGGCGCAAGAGAAGGTGGTGAAGGTGGTGGTTGAAATGACGTTGAAGTGCTCAGGTACGCTAAACTGAAGAGCCACGATGCCTGCTCCACGTGCCGGAGCTCGGACCACCGCGGTTCACCCGGCGTCTTGGAACGTCGACTTCTCCTCACTCGGCTCACTCGGCCAAGAACTTGCCACGCCTTCACTTCCTCCCTTTCCTCCGAGCTGCTCAATGCTGTCGAGGCCATTTGGAGTCGTCAGGAATGCCACCACAATCGTGCCTGGGCCATTACTGTGACTGGGCATCTTGAGGGTGAGCCATGAACGATGCACGACCATTCGGGCAGAGAGCATTCCTGTGACCATGAACAAAACTCCCAGTCCATTGCCAAGTATAGCGTCCACGAGATTCCAAGTGTTTTCGACCCAAGTCGATTTGTCTAGAGACGTCGGCACCAAATACACATGCAATTAAGACTCAGAACAGCCTCAGCTGCACTGTCGCGCCTCTTCGCCAGGCGACGAAGCATGGGCTTCGACTGGTTGGAAAAAGCGCTGTCTGCTTCGAAGATGTTATGCCAGAGGCGCTTGGATCTCACCCAAGCTTTTTGGAGCGCAATTCTGACCTGAGCCAAACGCGTAAGGTATAAGCTTCTAATGCTTCAGAGAGGCGTGCTCGCAAGTCTTACGAGACTTTCGTATGCGTACCGAGATCAACGTACACTGGAGATAGATCTACGAGATATGATGAGAAGGTGGGAACCCGCTGCGTGGGATTGCACTAAGCACCAGCACGAGAAGACGGACATCAAGGCAGTTATGCTGCCATCGTCTCGCATTGAAGCCCAGCGGTGAGACGAACGATACCAATAACGAGGCCGCCTTGAGTTTTGAGTCTGGAGGTTACTTTGATGATGGCGTTCATTGACCCCTTCGCCCTAATGTGAGTTGAAGGATGTGATGCAGTCAAAGCATCGACAACACCACTTGACCAGAAGTTCAATCCAGGCCTCAGTCCATCATAAACATTCACAAGCAATCTACAAATGAGCTTTGATGAAAGGTATCGCCTTCGACACCTTCGCATACACGCTCGGAAACTCCGCACTTGCACAACCCAACGACCACGAAACAACTCCCGCCACAATGCCATTGATCGTCACCGGTCCACCACTATCACCCGAGCAGTCTCCTTTTCCTCCTTCCTTGGTACCCGCACACCACATCTCATCCGTAATATCATTCTGACGCACTGCGAATGCGCGCTTGCACTCCTCGCGGTCAACGACGGAGATATCGACCCAATACAGGGCCGGGCGTCTCAAGCCGCCATCACTGTCGAGGCCCCTAAGAGAAACATCAGTCAAAGCTTGAAACGATTTCAATCTTTCCGCATACCATCCAGCCACAGTAGCCACCGCCCCAGCAACAGGAtcaacatcttcctcttGCAACTTCGCGTACGAAATCGTTTCGGACTCCTCAATCGGCGTGGCCAATTTCAAAATTGCAAAATCGTAATTGCTGTTCTTGTACTCCGGATGCTGAACATAGCTTTCGACGACGGATTTCACACCACCTTGATCAAAGGTCTACGCCCTTCTCATCAGTACACCACTCCCCGAAAGCTCTATTCCAGTCTCAGATAACGTGGGACGTGCGACGTACCAAAGTTCCAGCTCGCACATTCAAATCTTTGGGCGCATCCAAGACCCATTGCACACAATGTGCTGCAGTAAGAACAGTCGTAGGGTTCAAGAGTGCGCCACCACAGATTTGCGAGTACTCGTCTGTGCCTTCGTAGAGTCCGGTTATGGAGACGAGGTAAGGAAACTGGCCCAGAGTAGCGAGTTCTCCGCCGACAATCCGTTTCGATACTGCAGCGCTGGCAACCAGGGCTGGTGTGAGTGCAAGAAGGACGTTTCGGGAGTGCATGCTTGTGATAGGACAAGGTAATTTTGTGGTGTGATTAAGGTTGCAAGATCAGGAAGTGGCTGAAGGAGGCGTTTTGTTCTATAGCATTGTCTCCTCGGAGCTTTGATGTTGCGCCTCGTATGGTCTTGCAACTTGATCAGCACAGTACGAATAGTGCCTTCGTGAGACTTTATTAATAGCTGATATGAACTTGATGGCTAACCCTTTGTGGTTTCGGGTCATAACGCTATTCCGCATGTGTCAACATTGAGCAAGGATCATGCATAGTGCTCGGGGCTGCTCGTATCCAGGCACATCAGTGTGACTTCATAAATATTGACATGTCTGGAAACAAGTGCTTTTATCATCTTGCTAGCCGGGGACTTACCACACTCTGTTCTCACAGACCAACTCCAGCCATCAACCACAACAATCCACAACGAGTCTTCCTACAGCGTGACAGGAGATATTGGGTGTAGTAAGTTTTGAATGCCTCCAGTTTTCGTGACCGCTCATCATGCGGCGCTCTGACTCCATCGTCGCGGCGGTCTGAATATCTGTACGCAGAAGGCAAGCCTGGTATCAGGTTCATTCGCCGCTTCCTCGAGGAGCACACTTTGAAAAGCATGTATCTTTCCAAATCAATGAGCAGATCTTTGCTATTAAGCTTGACAAGGTGCAAAGACGTACCTAAAGAGCTTCTCTGAGAAATGGCACTGCCGCCATCGCATTCTCCAACCCGGAAGGTAAATACGTGCTCATCAGCTTGGCTCCGTTGGAGAATCTGTCTCGGCATTCTGTCTGGGGAATCCTACCTTCCACCCATATTTGCGTCAACACAGAGCCTGAAGCAACTTTGACTTCGCTCCTTGAGGCTATTTGACACCTTGATCGCAACGCTTTCTCGAATCCTCCAACTGCTTCCTGATATGCTCCAACTGTTTTTGCTCCCTCAACTTGTGTTGAGTTTCTGGGTCAGGTGCATTCGGATCGACCTCGAACGTCCACCACCCAGACACTGGCTGAAGCGTGTCACGCTGGGCGCTCCCAGCTATTGCTGTGCGAGACGCGTCGACAGTACTGATACCGCTCTGCTTAGATGACGGCATGCCTGTGGAGAATCGGCTCGGAGAATATGAGGTCTGGATGCCCACGGATCCAGTTGTCATCTTCGTGTGGTGAACCTTGCCTTTGTCGTTCAGCGTGACCGGCACAGAGAAGTAGTCTGACGGGATCTGCTTGGTATCAACGCGATGATACAAGGCACCGTCGACCTCGCACCCGTTCCGGTCTGGTAGACGAACGAGGCTCTGCCCCTTCTCATCCCAGAAGCAGAATGCTGTAATCCACCCCGAGAGGTAGGTGGGACCGCTGTTACCACTCTGATGATGAGCGGTCTTGCCCCAGAAGTCTTTGACAGCCGGCGCAGCTGGCTCCTCGAACGACATGAGGAAGGCTGCATATACGAGTCCGTGCTTCGATGGCGAGATGTGGTTCGTACTCAAGAGGTCGTGCGAGAACGAGCTTCGGAGGATGCCTTTGCTTTGCTCGCTTTCTTGCTGGCATGACTCTTGGGGTAGGTCGCCCGCAGTGCTGGCTTTGTGTCCAGTCCAGATCTTAGAGGCATGATCCGCCACTGAAAGGGTGACGGGCATCGCTTCGTTCGTTCTGTCCAACTGCAACGTGCAGAGGCCTTGGATGAGAGTACCGGCAacatcgagctcgactgaaaagaaaagagagctgTTTCTCCTACCCTGTGTCAGGGCGACAATTTGTCGCCGCGTACGAGCAGTTAGTATGTAGTGAGACTAACCGAAATGTCTTGCAGCTCTGTCAATACGAATCCAAAAATGCTCCAATGTGCAACCTAAGAATCGCGACGAGCGCGACTGCAATTTTGAAGGCGAGGTAGGAGTTGTAAGAAGAGTCATAAACAccagagcagcagctgctgctgcttcggtgGCGAGTCAGCAGAAAAGGAGGCACAAATTCAGGCATTCAAGTCCGGATGCCCAGTTCTTCCGAACGCCGCGCATCACACTTGCGTTCGACTCGAGACGTTTCTCACGACCACCATCTCTTTCTTCCAAGCCATGTGCACGGCGCCAGGTGTTCTCAACCCCAGCGAACATGGAGTTTTATGACACCGGGGCCAGGCTCTTTGACGCGAAGACATGCTGCAAGCACGTCACCTGAGGAGGACAGCTCCTACAGCGAGTTTGAGATGTACCGGCGATGAGTGTCCTTCGTGCACGCCATGTGCACGGCGCCAGGTACTGGCAGACGCAGCGAGGATGGAATGAGATGGGATCAGAAGCAGGTGCAAAGTCTCGGACATGACCATTCGGCAGTTCGTAAACTGCAGAACTATGACAGCTCGCTCCACGAAGGTCATCTTCAATATCTCACCCGCCAATCACTCGGCGTTCACAAGAGGCCTTCCACTACGCGGTTCGAGGGACGTGTACTAACAATGGTTCAGGAGCTGAAACTGGTGCAAGGAAAACGCGGGCGTTCTTGTGCTACATTGCACTCTGAAACACTTCCCGCCGAGCACTTCAGCTCCTGTGCTTCTGTCCAGCTGGTAGGACTGCGAAGGCCACAACTTGATACAGAATGCAGCTCTCGGCCCTCGGCGCGCACAATGAAGGGTGTATCGCAATCAAGGAGGCATGGTCGTTGCCTTCCTGCCTTGTCCTTTCCGTTTTGGCAAGTATGTCGCAGAAGTTTGTTTGCAGCCTTGCATAAAGCTCCCACTTCCATAAATCCCCTTCACAACTTTTACTTCTAGCTCGGACTCGAACAAACACCTTCACGACAGGCATCGTGCGCATCCACAAGAAAGTCACTTTTCTCGCACTGCTCTTCTCTGGCAGAAGAGCGCCACTCGTTTCCGACAACACACTCTTTCTCGACACACACCCAAAAGAAAAACCAAAGATGCACTTCCCactcgccatcgccgccatAGCGCTCTTCCTGGCGAGCACCTCCGCCCACATGCAACTCTTCTACCCAGCCCCGTTCAATGCTTCCAACAACCCGCACcgcacctccaccacagccGACCCGTACCTCGAGTTCCCCTACAACTGCTGCGGCGACAAAGACAGATGGATGTACCCTTGTAAGTCCCGTTTCCAAACCTCTTAACCCTCCCACACCCACACATCGACTGACCTCCCCTTCCTCTAGGCCGCGGCTACGAATCCCTCCTCAACACCCCCGACGGCGCACCCACCGCAACCTGGCGCGCCGGCGATTCCGCAAACTTCATCCTCTGGGGCCCAACTTCTCTAGGCGGAAACCACTACGGCGGCAGCTGCCAAATCGGCTTCTCAACCGACGGCGGTTCAACATTCCACGTCGCGACCTCTTACGAAGGAAATTGTCCACACCGCAACAACGGCGTCGGACCCGAAGGCCAGAATTTCGAATTCGTGGTTCCGAGCGACCTCGCACCGGGTGTTCAGCTCTTCGCTTGGATTTGGTACAACAGGGAACAGGAATTGAATATGAATTGTGCGGCTGTGGAGATTGTGGCACCTGAAGCCCCGATTGGATACGCTCGAGATACcagatcttctgcttcgacttCTATGCCTTTCGACGCTCGACCCCTCATGTTCGTCGCGGACAACGGAAATGATTGCGAGACACCACATTCGACAGCTGAACTGAAGTTTCCTGAGCCAGGTCCTGAGGTTGTGGTTGGTGATGGCGTGTACCCATTGGAATTACCTAAGGGCGCTTGCGGGCAGAAGGAAATGCTGGCGAAGCAGGGTTATTATGTCGAGAGTCGCGGTGATGAATACTGATCGATGAGAGATGCCGAAATTCCTCGAATGGCATAGAAGCTAGCTGCAAAGCTGCGAGTGTCGCTGCGAGATTTCGATGATAACGAGAGCGAATCGCTCTGCAAGATTCGAACATGCTGTGCATGGAGCGACACCTACAATAGCGCATGGTCTTTGTAGCTGAGCCGAAAATCAAAATGAAAAGTTCTGATTTTCTGATGTCGCTCCTCTCTGCGATGGGATGGTGCTCTTCCTTTAATATGTCACGTGTAATAAGTTAGTCCAGACATCGCCCAGGATCGCGGCGAgctgtgctgcgctgcgGCTCCAAGCTCCAAGCCGGAGCTGTTTTCCGTCTTGGAGCTATGTGTGCAATAAGGCACGAGTGGCTACTACAACATGTGCAACAGACGACTAAGACAACCTCGAGACGATATGAAGAATTGATCTGAAGACAACACGACTGTGGTCATTGATGATTGGGTATAGACATCATATCTCATAGTCATTCATACATTACAGCATCCTCGATCTCCTCTCTTccacaacaccacctcctcaTAAACATGCAATTGCGCAAGATTGTTTTGGTATCTGTCGAACCGAAAATCTCGGTTGAAGAGAGTATTCCTGATCCTGATTCCTGATCCTTTTGCTAGCTAGCAGCGAAACCTGCCATTCCATCTATCATGCTTGGTTGATCCGTCGATAATGTTCAACGAGCGGCTGGGTATGTAAACAAGGAAGAAGCTTTTTACATGTTGGCAGCGAAGCCAGCAGCGCCGAAGAgaacggcggcggcgacggcaCCGGTGGCGCGAGGAGCAGCACCCTCGGATGAGGAAACTGCATTCTCGCTAGCTGGAGGGGTGTAGCCTGCAGCGACGTCGTCGTTGGTTGGAAGTGGAGCTCCAGTCGCGGTTGGGACACCAGATGTGTATGGGACATCTCCCTCATCGGTGGCACCTTCGAACTGGACAACAGCATCGTCG encodes:
- a CDS encoding uncharacterized protein (antiSMASH:Cluster_3~MEROPS:MER0000073), giving the protein MHSRNVLLALTPALVASAAVSKRIVGGELATLGQFPYLVSITGLYEGTDEYSQICGGALLNPTTVLTAAHCVQWVLDAPKDLNVRAGTLTFDQGGVKSVVESYVQHPEYKNSNYDFAILKLATPIEESETISYAKLQEEDVDPVAGAVATVAGWGLDSDGGLRRPALYWVDISVVDREECKRAFAVRQNDITDEMWCAGTKEGGKGDCSGDSGGPVTINGIVAGVVSWSLGCASAEFPSVYAKVSKAIPFIKAHL
- a CDS encoding uncharacterized protein (antiSMASH:Cluster_3) — its product is MPVTLSVADHASKIWTGHKASTAGDLPQESCQQESEQSKGILRSSFSHDLLSTNHISPSKHGLVYAAFLMSFEEPAAPAVKDFWGKTAHHQSGNSGPTYLSGWITAFCFWDEKGQSLVRLPDRNGCEVDGALYHRVDTKQIPSDYFSVPVTLNDKGKVHHTKMTTGSVGIQTSYSPSRFSTGMPSSKQSGISTVDASRTAIAGSAQRDTLQPVSGWWTFEVDPNAPDPETQHKLREQKQLEHIRKQLEDSRKRCDQGVK
- a CDS encoding uncharacterized protein (antiSMASH:Cluster_3~CAZy:AA11), with the translated sequence MHFPLAIAAIALFLASTSAHMQLFYPAPFNASNNPHRTSTTADPYLEFPYNCCGDKDRWMYPCRGYESLLNTPDGAPTATWRAGDSANFILWGPTSLGGNHYGGSCQIGFSTDGGSTFHVATSYEGNCPHRNNGVGPEGQNFEFVVPSDLAPGVQLFAWIWYNREQELNMNCAAVEIVAPEAPIGYARDTRSSASTSMPFDARPLMFVADNGNDCETPHSTAELKFPEPGPEVVVGDGVYPLELPKGACGQKEMLAKQGYYVESRGDEY